A stretch of DNA from Streptomyces sp. NBC_01197:
CGGGAGCTCAACTGGGTCCACTGGACCGTGCCCGCCGACGGCCCTGAAGCGGCCGACGCGGCGACCAGGTCCGTGGAGCCGGCACTGCGCCGCACATCCGGCTGGCGCCACCGTGTGAGCGCGGCCGGCATGGACTACTGGGAGGCCGAGGCGGAGTGGGACGAGTCATGAACCTGTATGCACCTTGGTCCCTGCGCGCACTGGTCAAGGACCTGGCCACCGGCGCCACCACCCCACAGGCGGCTCTCGACCGGGCGCGTGCCCGGATCGCCGCGACCGAGCCCGACGTCGCTGCCTGGGTCGTCCGAAGCCCCGCACCCGACCGGGCGTCGTCCGCCGGTGTCCTGGGCGGCGTACCGCTGGGCGTCAAGGACATCATCGATGTCGCGGGGCTTCCCACCCGGTGCGGTTCGGCGCTGCGGGCCGATGCCCCACCCGCCCGGGCCGACGCACCGATCGTCAGCGCGTGGCGCCGGGCCGGTGCCGTCGTCATCGGGAAGACCGTGACCACAGAGTTCGCGTTCTTCGCCCCCGGCCCCACGCACAACCCGGCCGCGAGCGCGCATACGCCAGGCGGCTCGTCCAGCGGTTCGGCCGCGGCCGTGGCCGCCGGCCAAGTGCCGCTCGCCATCGGTTCACAGACAGCGGGCTCCGTCACCCGCCCCGCCGCGTACTGCGGTGTGGCCTCGCTGGTGATGACGCACGGACGGTTCTCCGTGGACGGAGTGGTCGGTCTCAGCCCCAGCCTGGACAGCCATGGTGTCTACGCTGCGTCCGCCGCCGATCTCGCGGTCGCATGGATGGCGCTCGATGGTGGCGGGCCCGTCGCCTTGCCCAGGCGCCCGCCGCGCGTGCTGCTGTGGTCGGCCGAACCGATCGGCGTGGTCCAGGACGGGATGCGCCACGCCCTGGAGACGCTCCGAGAGCGGCTCACCGACGGCGGAGCCGTGGTGGACGACTTTCCTGAGGAACGGCTCGTCGCCGAGGTCACCGCGGCACATCCCGTTGTGATGGCGTACGAGGCGGCACGTGAGCGGGCCGAGGAACTTCCGGCTGCCGACCGGCTCAGTGAACCCCTGGCCGACCTCCTCCGTACCGGGGCGCGAACGCCGGACGCCGAGTACCACGACGCCAGGAAGACCGTGGA
This window harbors:
- a CDS encoding amidase, with protein sequence MNLYAPWSLRALVKDLATGATTPQAALDRARARIAATEPDVAAWVVRSPAPDRASSAGVLGGVPLGVKDIIDVAGLPTRCGSALRADAPPARADAPIVSAWRRAGAVVIGKTVTTEFAFFAPGPTHNPAASAHTPGGSSSGSAAAVAAGQVPLAIGSQTAGSVTRPAAYCGVASLVMTHGRFSVDGVVGLSPSLDSHGVYAASAADLAVAWMALDGGGPVALPRRPPRVLLWSAEPIGVVQDGMRHALETLRERLTDGGAVVDDFPEERLVAEVTAAHPVVMAYEAARERAEELPAADRLSEPLADLLRTGARTPDAEYHDARKTVESARIRIAELLTSYDAIVGPAAPGAAPEGLSATGNPVLSRAWQAWGLPAVAVPGLRDADGLPLGIQAVGRAHHEGSLLTHATWIESRLA